TCACACTTCCGAAACCTTATAAATTTTTTCTGACGAATTTTACTATTGGACTTGTTCCAAAACATATTCTTGAACTTACTCCCCCTGAGAATATTGCGCTTGATGATTTCAATTTGAATCCTATCGGAGCAGGACCGTATCGTTTCTCCAAAATTTCCTACTCTGATGACAAGGAAAGTGCGGTTATCGATCTGGAAGCTTTTCCGGAATATATTGGCGGGAAACCAAAAATATCATTTCTCCAGTTCAAGCTCTATCCAAACAATGAAATTCTTGCGAAAAATACGAGTGGACTCAACGCACTCTATCCAAAAATTAAGAACGAATATGACTTTCTTTCACAAAATGATGGCTATACGCTCCGAGATTTTACTCTTCCTCAGTATGTTGCTGTCTTTATCAATATGGATTCGCCAAAACTCGCAGGAACGGGAAATCAAAGTGTTCGTTTAGCACTCCAACTCGCTACGAATAAAGAAGAAATTCTCACGAAAGTTTCAGGAAAAAGAATTGATACGCCACTCCTCGAAACGGATACCTCTGAATGGCTCTTTGAATACGACCCCGTAAAAGCGGCTGGTGCTCTTAAAGATTCAGGATGGTTTCTCTTAGCGAGCACTCCTCCGGAACCAGTTCCTGCAAAAGCCGAAGAGACGCCTCCTCAAGAACCTCCTCCACAAGGAGAAACTCCTAAAAAATTGCGCTTTATATATCATCCAGGTGATACGCCTGAAGTACAAACGAGTCTCACTGATGACTATCTTTTGGGGACATTTCCCGCGAGCACAATTCGTGTTTCTGTAAATGGGTATTTCCTCCAACTTTTTGATTCTTCGAGCGAACGCTTTTCGTATCGGATATCATCGGATATTGGAACACTCAAGAAAGGAGAGAATGTGTACCATGTAGAATTTTTTGGAAAGGATGGAAAAATTGATGAAGAGGATATTCGTGTTTATTTTGGGGAGAAAATTCCAGAAGTCACGAAAAAAGATGCGAAGGACAATGATGGAATACCTCCATCTCCAGAAGGTACTCCGCCGAAGGAATCCGAAGTGCCTTCCGTCCAAATTCCAGACAATATTCGTCGAGACAAAGAAGGAAAACCTCTTGTCTTTGATCTCGTTACAGTAGATACTCCAAGTTTTTATCCGATTATTGCAGAAAACCTCAAGAAAGAGTGGGCTGATGTCGGAATTGAACTCAACGTTGAAGTTCTGACTCAGGAGAATTTTGCAGAGCGGGCTCTCGTGCGGAAAGATTATGATCTCTTGCTTTACGGCGAGAACATGGGCTACAATCTTGACGCTTTTCCGTTCTGGCACTATAGCCAGGGAGACACAGGGTCAAATCTCTCCAAATATAAAAGTTTTGAAGCGGGAGTTTTGCTGGAGGAGATCAGACAATCTCATGATGGAGAGCTGAGACTTGATCGGCTGAAAAAGCTTCGCGATCTTATAAAAACTGATGTTCCCGCCGTGTTTCTTCTGAGCCCATATTACACAATGCCCATCGACCCAAAGATTCAGAATGTCGATATTAAAGGCATGGCGCTCGTACCAGACAGATTTTCCGATATAGAGCAATGGTACATTCGTGAAGCACGTTCATTCCGTCCTGGATCAGGATGGCTCGATTTCTTTCCTTGGTTTTTCTCACAAATTTTCGGGAATTGATGCGTATTTTTTCTTTTTCATTTTAATTATTTTTTCTTTTTCATTTTTGGTTATGAAAGTTGTACTCACTTCTGATGTAAAAAAATTAGGATACCGAGGAGATATTTTGGAAGTATCTCATGGATATGCGCGTAATTTTTTAATTCCAAAGAAATTTGCTGTGGCAGCCGATACTGAGGCAATGCTTCATGCCAAAAAGGTCCAAGCAGAACGAATAAAATCGAAAGCGGAAATTGCTTCAAAAGCAAGCGATATTGCGAAGAGTCTCATAGGGACTACTCTCACTTTTGTGGAAAAAATCTCTACGGGGAAACATTTGTATGGATCCGTTTCTGAGACTGACATTGCTCAAGCTCTCAAAAAACAGGCAAAGATCGAAGTAGAGAAAAAACAGATAGAAATGAAATCTCACATTAAGGAAGTGGGAACATATGAAGTTATTCTCAACTTGTACGAAGGAGTCGCTGTTCCTCTGAAAATTGAAGTGCAGGGGAAGGAGGAAGATAAGACCGAAAAGAAGACGGTGAAAAAAGTGGCAGCGAAGAAAACGGTGAAAAAGTAGGAGTTGATTTTAGATTTTAGATTCTCTTCGAGAGCCTGAGGCTCCTCAGAGCCGAATGGCTAAATTTTAGATGAATAGAGAACTCAAGAGTGAAGTGAAAAATGTTTGAAAAATAATTTAAAATTCAAAATTTAAAATTTAAAATTATTCTTTTTCTATGCCTGAGTTTCGAACAGAAAAAGACGCAATGGGGGAAATAAAAGTTCCGAAAAATGCTTTGTATGGAGCTCAAACGGAACGTGCTGTTCGGAATTTTCAAATGAGCGGGATCCGGTTTTCCCGAGATTTTATTGCAGCACTGGGAATGGTAAAACTCGTGGCTGCTCAGGTGAATTTTTCACTGAAACTTCTCGACAAACGTATTTTTGAAGCAATTCAAAAAGCAACAGAAGAAGTTCTTCAGGGGAAATGGGATGCGGAATTTCCTCTCGATATTTTTCAAACGGGATCGGGAACATCAACAAATATGAATGCAAATGAGGTGATCGCGAATCGGGCGATGCAGATTTCAAAATTGAAGATTCATCCAAATGACCATGTAAATCTGGGACAAAGTTCGAATGATGTTATTCCGACGGCAATTCGAATTGCGGGGGTTCTGATGATAACGAAAAAATTGTTGCCAGCTCTTCACACTCTTGAGAAAGCATTTCAAAAAAAATCGAAAGAATATCGGTACGTGATTACCACTGGAAGGACGCACCTCATGGACGCAACTGCGATTACTCTGGGACAACGGTTCAGCGGATATGAAAGGCAGATGGAACTTTCGAGAGAGCGAATTCAGGATTCACTAAAGAGGCTTCGCGAACTTCCTCAAGGCGGAACGGCGGTGGGAACAGGAATAAATACGCATCCAAAATTTGGAAAAATGTTTGCGGAGGAACTTTCCAAACTTACGAAGCAGGAATTTTTTGAAGCAAAGAATCATTTTGAGGCTCAGGCGAGTATTGGTGCAGTTCACGAAATGCATACTGAGCTCAAAATACTTGCTACAGAACTTATAAAAATCGCGAATGATATTCGCTGGATGAATTCCGGTCCGAATGCCGGACTTGGAGAAATTCAACTCTTTGCGCTCCAGCCGGGATCATCCATTATGCCGGGAAAAGTAAATCCGGTGATTGAAGAATCGGTCATCATGACCGCTATGAAAGTTCTCGGAAATGATTTGACCATCGAACTCGCAGCTCAGTCTGGAAATTTCGAATTGAATACCGCGCTGCCCGTAACGGCTCATGCACTCCTCGAATCCATTACTCTCCTCACAAATGCTTGTGATACGTGGACAAGGAAATCCATTGAAAAACTCACCGTTCGAAAAAATCGAATACTCGATTTACTTCATAAAAATCCAATTCTCGCTACTGCACTAAATCCCCTGCTCGGATATGAAAATGTTGCAAAAATTATCAAAACAGCAATCAAGGAAAATCGTTCTATTTTGGATGTGACGAAAGAAATGCATCCGAAAATTCCAGAAAAAAAACTGAGAGAGCTTCTCGATCCGAGGAGGATGACATAATACTCATACCTCGTCATTCCTGCATGACGGAACAGGGGGAATTCAAAAAGGAGCCACACAACTCGTGCATGGCTCCCTGAAGAATCTTTGCTTTTATTTATTTTTATAATTCCAGCGCTTTCACAATCATCATCACTACTTCTGCTCTCGTTACTCGTACATTTGGTCCGAACGACTTTCCCTTCACTTCAACAATTCCATTCTTTACCGCATAAGCGACATACGGATTCAGTGCATTTTTGACAGGAACATCTTTAAAGTCAGATGTGGATTCTTTGGAAACATTCACTCCTGCCGCGATAAGAATTGCTTTTAGGACTTCTCCTCGAGTAACTGGTTTCTTTGGTTGTAATTCAGAGCTTCTTTTTCCCGTGAGAATTTTCTTGCTTACCGCTGCGCTAATATACGGTGCATATTTATCCTTTGGAGAAACATCTTTAAATGGCTTTTGGGTGATAGTTTTTGGAACGTCTATTTTAAATGCAAGAACAACCCACTTAATCATTTCATCACGAAGAAGGGTATCATTTGGTTTAAAGAGCACTGCTGTTTTTCCAGTAACAATTTTCTGTTCCCAAAGCATGGCAATAGCTGCTTCAGCAAGATGACCAACGATATCTTTGAAAGGAGTTTTTGAAGGCTCTTTCTTCTTATCATCTTTCTTCCCCTCTTCCTTCTTTCCTTCATCTTTCTTTATGTCGTCTTTTTTCACTTCATCCTTCTTCTCTTCTTCTTTCTTCACATCTGGGACGACAGGTGGTGGTGGCGTTGCTGCAGGCGGAGGAGTTGGAGTCGCTGGAGGAGGAGACGCCGGTGGGTTACTTCCACCTCCGCTACTTTGAACTCGACTAATGGTAATCGGAACAGTCGCAACTTGTACACTTGCATTAAGTCCGGCTGAAGAGTCAACAACAACTCCAGCTGCAGAAAATCGTATGGTATCTGTCCCTACATTTGAGAAACCAATAGGACCAGTAATTACTACTATTGCATCCGTTCCTGTTCCATCAACACCAACAGCAACTACCGTAGTTGTTCCCAAGTCATTACTCGCATCATCTGCTACCGTAAAATCACCAGCAAGAAGCTGAGCTCTGCTTATGGTTTCACTGAAGTTTACAAGGATATTATTGGGAGAAGGCGTTGTTGCAGAGGCAGAAACAATGATTGGTCCAGCGCCATCTGTTAGAGTTACCGCTGCATTTGTCCCAGCAACATTCGTTCCATCTGTGACACTTCCATTCGCATCATCATTATCATAGGCAATTGTTGGAGCAGTAGCAGAACTTGTTTCATTTGCATCCGCAGTAACGGTCACATCAAGTGTTGTGCCAGCTGCCGCATCATTACCAGCTGCAGAAAAAACAGCGCTAATGCTTCCTGCTGTTATTGTCCAATCTGCTGCTCCTGAACCATTCATAGTTACAGCCTCCGACCACGTTGTTCGAATTGTTTCTACTGCTCCGTTTCCACCTACATCAAGATACTGTGCGCTTACGAGTGTCGGAACTTGCCCATCAGTAATCGCTTTCGCGTTGAATGCTACAGTCGAATTATTAGCCGCGTCTCGAATAACTCCTGATGCCGTGGCAAATGCAAAGTCAGCTGCTGTAAAGGCTGTATTGCCCAAGGCACCAACTGTCAAATCAA
This sequence is a window from Candidatus Peregrinibacteria bacterium. Protein-coding genes within it:
- a CDS encoding 50S ribosomal protein L9; translation: MKVVLTSDVKKLGYRGDILEVSHGYARNFLIPKKFAVAADTEAMLHAKKVQAERIKSKAEIASKASDIAKSLIGTTLTFVEKISTGKHLYGSVSETDIAQALKKQAKIEVEKKQIEMKSHIKEVGTYEVILNLYEGVAVPLKIEVQGKEEDKTEKKTVKKVAAKKTVKK
- a CDS encoding class II fumarate hydratase, translating into MPEFRTEKDAMGEIKVPKNALYGAQTERAVRNFQMSGIRFSRDFIAALGMVKLVAAQVNFSLKLLDKRIFEAIQKATEEVLQGKWDAEFPLDIFQTGSGTSTNMNANEVIANRAMQISKLKIHPNDHVNLGQSSNDVIPTAIRIAGVLMITKKLLPALHTLEKAFQKKSKEYRYVITTGRTHLMDATAITLGQRFSGYERQMELSRERIQDSLKRLRELPQGGTAVGTGINTHPKFGKMFAEELSKLTKQEFFEAKNHFEAQASIGAVHEMHTELKILATELIKIANDIRWMNSGPNAGLGEIQLFALQPGSSIMPGKVNPVIEESVIMTAMKVLGNDLTIELAAQSGNFELNTALPVTAHALLESITLLTNACDTWTRKSIEKLTVRKNRILDLLHKNPILATALNPLLGYENVAKIIKTAIKENRSILDVTKEMHPKIPEKKLRELLDPRRMT
- a CDS encoding S-layer homology domain-containing protein yields the protein DLTVGALGNTAFTAADFAFATASGVIRDAANNSTVAFNAKAITDGQVPTLVSAQYLDVGGNGAVETIRTTWSEAVTMNGSGAADWTITAGSISAVFSAAGNDAAAGTTLDVTVTADANETSSATAPTIAYDNDDANGSVTDGTNVAGTNAAVTLTDGAGPIIVSASATTPSPNNILVNFSETISRAQLLAGDFTVADDASNDLGTTTVVAVGVDGTGTDAIVVITGPIGFSNVGTDTIRFSAAGVVVDSSAGLNASVQVATVPITISRVQSSGGGSNPPASPPPATPTPPPAATPPPPVVPDVKKEEEKKDEVKKDDIKKDEGKKEEGKKDDKKKEPSKTPFKDIVGHLAEAAIAMLWEQKIVTGKTAVLFKPNDTLLRDEMIKWVVLAFKIDVPKTITQKPFKDVSPKDKYAPYISAAVSKKILTGKRSSELQPKKPVTRGEVLKAILIAAGVNVSKESTSDFKDVPVKNALNPYVAYAVKNGIVEVKGKSFGPNVRVTRAEVVMMIVKALEL